From the genome of Anopheles funestus chromosome 2RL, idAnoFuneDA-416_04, whole genome shotgun sequence:
TCTGTTGTAATCGCTTCGTTGAGTGTCTCACGTGGTAACCTTTCAGccagcacacacatacacacggaaAGAACACAAgctacacaaaaaagaaacatacataCAACGTGAAAAAACAGCAATAAACAATCGATAATGAGTACTGTGTGCAGAAAGGTTAGGAACATGAAGGCATATACATGAAGGCCAACGCAACCTGCCCCTCATGCGCAACCGACAAAGTCAAACGGAACCTACGCGTATTCGTAGTTCCCGAATCGTCTCATATGATTATTAATTTGATCAGCACATAAATCGGTAAAATTGTCATTTGTGCCCCATTTCATAGAACCAATGTAAGTTGGCTTTTTATCTTATGTGtttccattgttttgtttttttttaatttgacaaAACCTGAACACTGAAACTGGCAACATCGACCGTTCAATGTAAACGCAAGTAAGAacaaatttttgttaattttcctATGTTTCTGGTTTCGATGCAAAGCTACAGTTGAAACTACACACTTTCCGaagaaaacatacacactttCATGCAAGCGAATATTagattaaacaaaatatagtaaaacaaaacacaacaaatgaTAAATCAAAGGGGGTCATAATACGCAGGATAATGAACAGTACCGGTGCCGGAATCGTAAAAGTAGGAAACGTTTGATATAATGCACCAAGGAAAAGAGTAAAAAGATAACAGCCCCTTACCCAGTACAACCACGGCATGAAAGGAGGATCGTAAGAAAAGTTTCAACACAACAAATGAAGCGTACATGGATAATCTTTGCACTAGAAGGTGTTAGAATAACGTATAAAGGCAAAGTTAAACCACAGGTGCAGGCACTGCAAAATGCTGATTGATTTGATATTTGGTTCGATACAGGCTAAGAAAGATGGAAACACGAGATACTGAACCGTATAtatttgaagaagaagaaaaaacacacacaaacacacacgacacgtttaagaagaagaaaaaaatgctcctGCTCTCATCGTGTTATTGCGTGCTTGCAAGATATTCATTAGCGAATCGCTGACAAAAGTCCTAACAGAAGATTTAATCTTTACCCATTAGGCATAACGGATCGGAATGTGCGTTagatatatatacatataaatataACATAGAGACATGCAAGTACATCATATTGAGCAGATAATATCCCTTGATCATATAGATATGCTGATCGAaggtaaaaaacaaacaaacatgcgTCTACTTACAAAACGCTCCACCCCACACGGTTGCCCGATTGGTGTAATATCTGCACATCATCCGTTTCCCGAATTCGAGcaacaaggaaaaacaaaaatggaacctAGCAAAACGACACACATTAACAACAAAAGCACGGTATATGATAATATTAGTAATGAGAGCCCTGCAAATGGCATCGAGATCAGATGTACAAGCGATCGGCAGATCAACAAACGGATAACCGGATAAAGGCACGATCGTAgtcgtgtgttggtgtgtaggAGCAATTAAAACACACATCGCTAGAGAGCGATCGCGCGCGGTTGAAGGTAATACGACGAACAAATGTAATGTCGCGCGAACATACATACGATATGATatgaaaattgtatttattttactcaACTCTCCTCCCCTTCCCCGCCCCCTCcccaacacacacatgcaaagaaaacggaaatatGTTGTTAAagattttgatttattaataAAGTGTAGAGTAATTATGATTTCAATCGTTCGTCCATTGCTTTACTCTCGGATAAGGGagggatttttcttttgctttgtaactttttttttcgtttcaacttacttttattttcttacttttagctgaatgaaaacaaaaatgtgtcgCTTTTGGTTGAAACTTTCTCTACTCAAGCGGGAAAACACAAATCCATATTCAGCGCTGGCCGTTGAAATCTCTagagcacatacacacatatgcaCACACACTTACCCAGCGTGGAGAAAGTAATTTTCAGACAAACGTGGGACGGCAACAAATTTGCGATCCGAATGAGAAACGCTGAAACGTTTCATATTTGCTACAAATAAGTCTAAAACCTCCACGTGTTTATGTTagcagtgtgtgtgtaggtgtaGAGGCTCTTACTAGCTGCACAGAATGCACCGAAAACACAATAACCAACTTAACCAATGCCTGAGAAGCGAGAAGGCGCTTACGCAAATCGTCCGAAAACTTTGCTGTTCCGAGAAGAAGATGTGGGCTGACTAGCACTAGGATAGTGATCATTAACAGCGATCGTACACACTAATAGCAATACAGATTTTATATTAAACCGCGTATCCGCAAGCAAGCAGCAAGCATGGACGTTAACAAAAATGGAgcaggaagaaaataaagtaataCACGCCTTGCACGGACGCCTGCAAGCCGACACAAGGATTAGATGCAGTAATAGTGTGTAGCCTAGAAAGAGAGAAACTAACAATAGGAAATAGTTTGCATACTTTAACTATgcaaaacactaaaaaaaatcttgcttCAGTGCCCAACTTTCATACACCCCAGTACTGGCCAATGAACTATGGTTTCTatgtttatgaataaaaaggaaacacaagAATCACCCTTGCCAGCTAGGAATCGCTTCCGGACAAAGCTAGAAGCTTATTCTTCACTCGAAGCATCATGTTCTGTAATTCTCCTATCTAATTAGCCATCGGATAAAAGACAGAATCTTAGAGAGCGAGATATACGTCGAATTTGCTGCcttttgggtttcttttttcctttacacTCTACTACTATTTGCTATCAAACGATAAATCGAATGGATCGTGTTTGCGAAACGGataaaacaagcaacataAAATCAATTGTAAGAAAAACAGGACGAAGGAAAGGTTCTGCTGTGTTTGTAGATACggaaaaatgtaatgaaacgaACGAGCAAAGCCTCCATATAAGGCCCCAGTGCATTGTGCAATGGTACATAAACACCTAGCAGCAGAACAAacgaaggaaacaaacaaaaggaaggaagctcTAAATATAAACAACTCGTAatcgaaatgtagcatttcaAAGAATAgtaatagaaatagaaatagtgaataaagaacaaaacaaaatggaaaaacacGTTCTTGAAGCAACACGGAACAATAATACGCGCTAGAACAGACACCTAATTAATGCTCTTCTGTTTGCCAGCCAAACCATAAAATGGTGGTGGAGATGAAAAGCAATAGACCCGTTTTATGTTGATGCTAAATgtgcttacttttttttgtacgcttTACATATAGATACAccgggaaacaaaaaaaaagaaggacaaAAACACCTTTTTCAGGCAAAGCAAATTTTGTAGGTCTTAAGcattaataaaatgttttgatttgttttagaCATGCAAACCGCTAATCCACTTTGGACAAACACTTTGGAATCAGAATTACTCgttgaaaaacacacaaaaaaaacacagaaacagaACATAGCAGCaacagtatgtgtgtgtgactaTTCACGCACTTCCTTCACTTCCTTCACAAGTCGTAATGATAATAAGtagttataaaacaaaaccaagcaaaaaaaaaaacgtttgatatgaataaaattcaatgGATCGCAGAATTgtagtttattttaataacgTACCAATAAAGCATAGAAATCCAGTAAAATTACCCCCACGTGTGCAAAGATCACCGAACCGCACGTGCACGCGGGTGACAGGTTGAATGAATGCAATAGAAGAAACCGACCAGAATGAGATCCCGTTTTAAATTGAGCAAAAGCATGTAGTAAAACATCATTATTAGCAAATGAGACGATGAAACAATAGCAACATGCATCGGTATGCTGCGTAAAGCAGTCCTGTACATTGAACCTGGAACGGATGCTTTTCGCCTAGTACGAAATCAATCCAGGGGGCAACAAACAGTGTATAACAAAATACACACTATCGGACCACATAAGTTTGTCGCTCGTATGCAAAATTATTCCTATTATCCTATACCCGCAAAGGGTACAAATAAACCTACAAAAGTTTCCACTAAGTGCAACACTAGTAACGACGCAAAGCGGAAGAAGGGAAAACAGAATCACTCATCATAAGTAGCAAACTCTGTCTCACTATCGAAGCGCAATATTTagcaatgaaatttaaaacgaCTCATACTCATCTCACTATAGCaagataaacacacacacacgacaagaaaaaaacacccacatGATAGGGCGCATCCTAGCAAAAACCAAATAGTGTTAATTGTCCTGCAAAGCACGTACATAAAGCGATAAGCAGGAGCAGAGGGAAGTAAAAAcaggatgaaataatgcaacaacaaaaaaagaaacaaaatatggacaaataaaaaacaaaatgtagcaaaagcaaagaaacaccGCCATATGGTCGAGATATAGGGCGTAAATGCTGTGTAAAATTGCTGAATTagaaagggagaaagagagagttgCTGATCACTTGTTCGGGTTTTGTCCTCGATCGTTTGCTAATTAGTAATTGGTTTATACAACCAGGCCACACAGTTTATGAGAGTAAAAgccgaaaaaccaaaaaaggacTACAAAGGATCATTAAAGGCAACAAACACTTCACACGCGCATACCGGAAGGCAAAGTGGATCATTGTGTTTTACCTGTAATATATTGTATTTAAACGAAACATGTACTAATAAATTGAGTAATGATAAAcgtataaaaagaaacaacaacaacaacaagaaaaaaaagaaaggaaacaaaaccaacaaagtAGTGGAAAAGTAGCAGTTAATCTTAAACGGTAAACGaacaacaaatgaaaagagaggaaaatgTTGCGAATAACAAATATGCTAGCGATACgttcgaaaaaaacaaaggaaaaatgaaatgatgtaAACAAGCTAACAAAACGATAGAGAGAAACCATGCAATAAAGCGCCCCGATCGATGTGATGTAATTGAAGGCGGGCAAGAGAAAAACGCCTGCCCCTGTGGTAGCAAACAAAAGTAAGACGATCAATTTCACTTTACATTCACTCCACTGGAACActgcaaaatggaacatgcccaacaaaaaggggaaaaagggggaaaactcactaaaccaaaccaagaaaacacacaataGAACGAATAGTAGTAGTACATATACATACATCGTATCAATGCCGTATTGAGagggaacgttttttttcttttgttttgtttcggaaGCTTTTCCGAAGGAGTGAAAGCTAGAAACGCATTAGCGCGTCCATGCGACCGCACGAAACACAGTCGTGCCAGATAAACGGGACACATGAAAACAGGAAACAGCATTCAAACTCCTTAGTcggaaaaataataacgagaaaacaaaaccaaacaaataggCAGGAAGGATGGGAATGCTGGTAAAtgacattaaatttattaaagtttaaataaatggACTAAAATCAAACCGACCggttgtaattaaattatttttttcctttcttccttaTGGTCTTTTATTAGATTTCACCTTCATTTCCGGATGATCATTTCCGATTGAATATGCAGCCATTAGAAAAGCaagcttttaaaattaatatatgcatttattttttgctcccGTGGGACAACGTATTACATGGTCTGTTCCGTGTTATATACAAACAATTGATTTAATAATACATAATATTCatctttctctcactctcccCAAAAGCAGATCCTATTCCATTCACCGTGTGAACCATTCGGTACTCGTTCTTTCAAAGCTAAAGCAGTAATTCGGTTgaatttgctaaaaaaataaaacatatactACAAAAGATCCCTTTTATCCTCGTAGTGGGACCActtgaaaatcaaaaacttgTTATGACATCGAGAAGAACCATTAACTTTACATCGGtacagaaagaaagaaaaaggggcGGACAAAAATAACACCTTTGGTTCCAAGCGGAAAGGTACCCTACGCCAGAAAGATAacgaaaaagatgaaaaacagTATCAACACGCCAAAGATCTTGATCATTAACCAGCGGTTCTTGGTGACGGATTGGAAGTACTTGAGAATTTCCCCATGTGCTGCCTCCACGTTCAGCTCGACGTCCTGAAGATTGCTATCGATGCGTTCCACCATCTCTTCCTGCTCCTTTACCATGTGAGCGAGCTGCTGGAAGATGCCACCCAGCTCCACGATCGTGCTTTCGATGTTTTGCATCGTTTCGGCCCGTTCCTGGACGTAGCTGTCGGATTCGTCGTACAGTAcgagctgttgctgctgctgtaacAGTGGTGCCCGTTCAGAACTTGACGCCGACGACGATCCACCCATATCGATGCAGACCTGATCCTGCTGTTCCTGTAGCAGCAGGCTTCCTTGGGTTGAGCCTCGCATCGTCGATGGAGGCAAACCACCCGCCATTGGACCTTGACTGAACTGGAAATGTTAAACCCCATGCAGGACGTTGTTAGTGTACTGTGCCATCGAGTTTGAGAAGAGGATCATTCGGAACGTAGCAGCAGCATACCTGATCGCGTCGAGTTTTCTGTTGCTTCAAGTTTTCTGTCCGCACCTCAAGCACCTGCTTGAAGTCGGAGCTCATGTTGGCCAGCTTTGCCTGCAGCGCGACAACCATATTGGAGGAATGTGAAAGCAAATGTTTACCGTTCGTGGACCGGCGTTGCGATTTCGAGACTTCCTGTAGTCGGGCAATTTGCTGATTTAGCGAGTTGAGATCGCCCTTGATAATGTACGTCAGCTCCTGAATTTCGGCCGGTCGATCGTCgaagagggtttttttcttcgccactgaacatgaaaatggaaacaaacacGGATAAATGAGACGCAGGGGGACAAGGGAATGCCACCGCAGTGGGTGTGCCCAACTTACGCAGCGTTAACTTTTCCAGTTTGGTGTACGTGCTGGCAATGTTTTTACCAATGTGTTTGGCAATCATCATGAACTCCGCGTAGCTTTGCATGTGTTTCGCCTTTCGTGGGTCTTTTAAGTTTACTGCTCGCTGTATGTTGCGACCCTGCAGCGAGCGAATTGCACTTGCAAACTCGCCGGAACGGTCTCGTGCCGTCATCGTGAATTCTGGAACTAGGCTTCCTTTACCGTGCAAATCGTccccgtcgtcgtcgtcgtcgtcgtggaCTTCGGCTGGTCCGTTACCCGTCCAATATCCTGTACCTCTCTTGGGAGGCACCTCGGGCCAAGCGTTGCGAGGTTCTGGGTTTGCTGGAGCAGGTGCAACGGAAGCAAAGATTCGTTGCGATAGAGATGGTAACCAGCTGGTTGCTGAGGCTGGTTGTGGATATTTCGGTTTTTCCTCGATATCTTCGACGCGCTGGTGGTTGTTAGGTCCGTCGGAACCGATCGTTATTACAGCGAATGAGTCACCCGTATCGTCAGCACCGTATCGACGTCTTGCCCTTGATTGCATCGCATAATAGCCCTACTGCGCTAGCACCAATCAAAACATCCATCAACTTTACCAGCGCACTGATGTTGGATGAATCTTCACTTTGACTTCACAACAAGGGAGGGAGGTTTAATTCTCGTACATTAAATCACTTTTTCTACCGTAGGCACATAGCAGAGACTGAATTTGGCTTCGAATCGCGCGAAGAGTTGATATATTTGCGGATgattaaatgaatgaaatcaaTTGTTTTGCTAAGATTTCCTGCAAAATGacgtggaaaggaaaaattacaattgctgacaatttttttttgttttttcttcgatgGGACTTTGACATTAGGGTTCAAGATTGCTATGCGTTGGGATGTGTCTGatatttttgtgcaatttaaaattgattccaaagagaaaattaaatattttttcaatggtAATAAGGCATTTGATTGTGTGTTTGGTAaattgtggatttttttagaatatgTCGCTcaatgaaagcaaaattaatcatttccAATGTTGCCATTGAGAAAAAGTACCCACCTGCAACGTATGAATCTTGCATGATCTAGgagaaatgtcaaatttttaCAAGGCACACGATCCGGTTGTATTTTGGAATCAGTACACCGTTTTATATTCGTGaaattataaaagaaaactaatttccCGAACCGAAAATGACGCTGTACCACTTTGGTAACTGTGCGGCACTAGTATATGTGCCATATTACTTCACCTACAAATACTCCGGATTGTAAGTCTGCGGTCATGAAGTACATTTGTTCCCCGCAAGCAAATGGTCTATTCCGTGGTTTAATTTGTtccttaattaaattatatgcTATTCAACGTGTCCCTCCCTTACAGATCCGAATATGGTGCCTTTTGGAAATGTGTTCAGGCAGGTGGAATATATGTGTTCACACAGCTTTGCAAAATGCTTGTATTGGCAACTTTCTTCCCCGACACTGACACGTTCAGCGAAGGTGCaccttttaattttattgcggTAAGTATAAAGTCGCTAGTATGTCGAGTACATCCAGTATCATGCGTTTATTTTGGCTTTTAGGAGTTCTTGCGATGCAGTGTCGATCTAGTCGACTTCCTGGGTCTCGCGTTCGTGCTGTCGAGAATTCCTGGCAAGGGACACAGCAAACTGATCACTGCCGGCTTGGGATGGGCTACCGCCGAAGTTATTCTTTCACGCGGTCTTATGCTGTGGGTTGGCGCAAGGGGAGCTGAGTTTTCCTGGATCTACATTCAAAAGTGTCTGGAATCGAATGTATTGCTCGTGCAACACCTGTCGACCGCTACACTGTTGTGGCTGTTTTCCCGGCATGATTTGGATAAAAAGTTCGCCCCTGTAGtcgtgttgctgttggtggcAACTTCATACCGTGGTGTTTGGTTAGAGGGCACCCTGCACGCAATGTCCGCCGGTCCATGGCTTAGCTTGGCCTTGAAAGCTCTCATTACTAGCTGCATGGGTGTTGGTACGCTACATATCTACTCGGGACTGGCGCAACAGATTGGACTGTAAATGGATGCCAGTGAAGCTACACTTTCTCTGTTCGGTAGTTTAAAAACTATAAAGTTCATAGCAATCATACGTCAGATGTTATTAGTATCatgaagttttcttttacatCTTTAATTATGTAATTAAGTTTCTTTACATATTCCAGATTGGTCCATGAATTAATCCATTAATCAACATTTGGAACCTTTCTACAGTGCTATTTGTCCCAGTTTATGTATTTATGTACACTAAGAGGAGATCCGTTTTCGGCTGTAGATACCCGTATGATCTTTTCCTTCGAAAGCTCTGTGGAAATAAGACGAAAGAAACGTCGGTAGGAAAAAGTAGCCAGACAGTCAAGGTGTTTCACTTACCTAGTAGCTTTGCAAACAGGGATACAGCAATCAAACGATTGCTCATTTTTGACTGTAGCAACTTGAACGGTACGCAGTTATCCGTCGTATCTTGAAACATAGAACCCAGCAGGGTCTTTATTGCGTAGCGTGTAACTGCACCCGTGTCATTCTTTTTCTGCTTGTCCCCTTCGCTTGTAGAGGGTTCGGAATTTTTCAGGAAATCCCACTGCGATGGGTTTCCAGTGAAACATGTTAGGAATTTTGTCATTTCTGACTCCTTCACTGGTACAACTGATGTAAAATGTGGATCATCAGAAGGTTGATTTAGTTGCAGATCTTCAGCGTACTGTTCGTCGGCAGCCTGAATCGGTGGCTCCTCGCTAGCAGTTTCGACTCGTTTCGTTTGTCGCTTTTTCTTACTAAAGTCAACTTCAATATCGTAACATCTGTTTCGCTTGCGAGATAATGGCGGATCGCGGTCGAATTGCATGCGATTACAGCAATCACGCAATGGTTTCGTGAATAGACTCTGCAGTTTATATTCTGCAATGATTTCGTCTAGCTGTTATGAATAAAAACGCGGTGTGAGAAGTGGTAAAGTAGGTGCAATCGGAAAACTATCTGCTACAATATTACTTACGCTAGGCTCCGGATTTTTGCAATAAACCATAGACCAATTGCATATTAATTTTTCGTAACATTTCGCGCTTATTTTTATGCAAGCATCGATAATTAATCGCCGTTTGCGTACCGCTGTACTGGGCACCATTTGTGCCATTTGTGTCTCCTCCGTTTGAATAACATCTTCCGTAGGTGGGCTATTTGAAGTACCTTCATCATTCCCCTCGTGAATGGagctaaaagtatgcaaacgaATTAaagtttattgcttttttaagTTTTACGTTATACGTACGCTTCAACGCATTTTTGGCTACCAACTGGTTGCAATGTCGGGACTTCATTCTCACCAGTGGCGGTGTCCATTGGCACTGGTTGTAATGCATCTTCCAAAGGTTGTAAATCATGCtctctgcaaaaaaaataataggaaACAAGATAACAAAAATGGCTCTTACagtaaatgtaaaacaataaggaaaattgtttcaacactcTTACATATGGTTGCTATTATTTCCCATATCGACATCTGCTTCTACCGATAGATCGATGTCCATATCATCTAAGGTAGCCGGCTCGGGATTTTTCTCAATAGCAGGGTGCACTTCCGGTTCATCGTTGGAATAGAGAAAATCCAGCATTTCGGTGGGCATTGTTTCGCCAAAATCGTTATCCTCCGTCAGTTGCACCTGGCTGCTGTAATCTTCCGGATGTGGCGCATCACGCATAGTGATGTCTTCCACATTTTTAACCGTAGTGCCGTTATTGCACGAAAGCGAATAGATTACCTCCTTTTCGGTAATTTGCTCCTGGAAGTCCACATCAAAGTTGACTACTGCAAGGTCAATATCTAGTGGAACTGCGGTACCATTATTACGTTCTACTTGAACCTTCACCTTTTTCACACTACCAAGAGATAAGAACAAAAGAGTATCGTATCGAGCTTACATATTCTTTAACTTGAAAAAACTTACATATTCTTTACTCCATACTCAATACGCCTGTTTATCTTAGATCGCTTTTGTATAGAGAGCATTTCATCTGCAAATGCAACAGGTAAAATATGTTCAGATTCAATCGAGCTCTGTACACCATTTTCGATGTACACTTATTCTATACATACCAAAAATGT
Proteins encoded in this window:
- the LOC125766346 gene encoding syntaxin-5; this encodes MQSRARRRYGADDTGDSFAVITIGSDGPNNHQRVEDIEEKPKYPQPASATSWLPSLSQRIFASVAPAPANPEPRNAWPEVPPKRGTGYWTGNGPAEVHDDDDDDGDDLHGKGSLVPEFTMTARDRSGEFASAIRSLQGRNIQRAVNLKDPRKAKHMQSYAEFMMIAKHIGKNIASTYTKLEKLTLLAKKKTLFDDRPAEIQELTYIIKGDLNSLNQQIARLQEVSKSQRRSTNGKHLLSHSSNMVVALQAKLANMSSDFKQVLEVRTENLKQQKTRRDQFSQGPMAGGLPPSTMRGSTQGSLLLQEQQDQVCIDMGGSSSASSSERAPLLQQQQQLVLYDESDSYVQERAETMQNIESTIVELGGIFQQLAHMVKEQEEMVERIDSNLQDVELNVEAAHGEILKYFQSVTKNRWLMIKIFGVLILFFIFFVIFLA
- the LOC125766362 gene encoding transmembrane protein 147, translating into MTLYHFGNCAALVYVPYYFTYKYSGLSEYGAFWKCVQAGGIYVFTQLCKMLVLATFFPDTDTFSEGAPFNFIAEFLRCSVDLVDFLGLAFVLSRIPGKGHSKLITAGLGWATAEVILSRGLMLWVGARGAEFSWIYIQKCLESNVLLVQHLSTATLLWLFSRHDLDKKFAPVVVLLLVATSYRGVWLEGTLHAMSAGPWLSLALKALITSCMGVGTLHIYSGLAQQIGL
- the LOC125766335 gene encoding uncharacterized protein LOC125766335; protein product: MANERNNSNHKLVLMNDEIFSRVYTAGTDVKKFTQQSGKHNQVLNIMEMSKFVLSIVESRNLALEVNAKIVCGMGRILLQNLQNIFDEMLSIQKRSKINRRIEYGVKNIVKKVKVQVERNNGTAVPLDIDLAVVNFDVDFQEQITEKEVIYSLSCNNGTTVKNVEDITMRDAPHPEDYSSQVQLTEDNDFGETMPTEMLDFLYSNDEPEVHPAIEKNPEPATLDDMDIDLSVEADVDMGNNSNHIEHDLQPLEDALQPVPMDTATGENEVPTLQPVGSQKCVEASIHEGNDEGTSNSPPTEDVIQTEETQMAQMVPSTAVRKRRLIIDACIKISAKCYEKLICNWSMVYCKNPEPSLDEIIAEYKLQSLFTKPLRDCCNRMQFDRDPPLSRKRNRCYDIEVDFSKKKRQTKRVETASEEPPIQAADEQYAEDLQLNQPSDDPHFTSVVPVKESEMTKFLTCFTGNPSQWDFLKNSEPSTSEGDKQKKNDTGAVTRYAIKTLLGSMFQDTTDNCVPFKLLQSKMSNRLIAVSLFAKLLELSKEKIIRVSTAENGSPLSVHKYINWDK